Below is a window of Petrotoga sp. 9PWA.NaAc.5.4 DNA.
CGATAATAGGATACTGTATTTTATCGAAGATTTTACATAATCTTTATTGATTTTGTTTATCTTTTCAGTTTCTTTATCTTCTAAATTCATTCTCTTTATTTCTTCAACTCCACTTACTGACTGCTGAAATTTACCATGAAATGTAGCTGCTTTTTCCATTGTTTGACTTGTGAGTTTACCAAAAGTGGTTTCAAAGGTTTTTGTGATTAAATAGAATACAGGTATTATTAAGACTAATATTATAGTTAACTTAACATTCATTAAAAACATGATTACCATTGCTCCTATGAATTCAAAAATACTCAGAATCAGTTTGAAACTTTGCATAGAAAATAATGGACTTAAAGAATCAACTTCTCCAAATCTTGAAACAATGTAACCACTTTCACTATTTGAAAAAAATTCCAAAGGTAATTTCATAATGTGATTTGTCAAATCTTTTTTTATTTCAAATAAAGTGTTTTGACTAACTATGGTGAAAAGTGCCGAACTTAAATAATTAAATATACTTTTTAAAATATAAATTACAACAAGTATTAGAACGTATTTTGTCAGAATACTCAAGTTTTTCATCATTATTCCTTCATCAAAAGCTAACTTGGTAACATAGGGAGGCAAAAGAGAAATTAACGATAAACCAATTAAAAAAAGAAAAGATATAATAAATAATTTTATTCTTGGTTTTATGTAATTAAAAACAAATTTCACAAGTTGAGTATTTTTCACATTCATGTTTCTTGAGCCTCCTTTTAAATAAGCTAACTTTGGTAATAGAGAAGAAGAGTATTTTGATTATACTCACCTTCTCTTATTTACTTACTCAATCGACTGTTCATTTAACTAATCATAAGAGTAGAATTTTATTAAATAAAAGAAGCTGAAGCTAAACTAGTTTTACTACCAGCGGTTGAGCCTGCAGCATCAGCAATAGGTACTGGACCATCAACGGCACATATAATATATGGAAATAAGCAAACCACACATGCTGCGCAACCTATTCTTTTGTTTTTTATCCTTTTTAATTTTTTAAGATATGCTCATCTTGAGAATGAAAAACCCTGTACCTTCTGCAAAACTTTGGGTTGTTACCTAAAAAACGTGCTTTCTGATTTAACATACTATTTAGTTCAATTAGTAAATATCTTTGATTAGGTCAAAAGCAAGACTATTTTTCAAAGGTAAATGCTAATCAAAAGGGTTCAATCAGAAACTAAGATCTGGTAACTGTACTTCCAAGAATAATAGAATGATTAAAAATAGGTAATCATAAAGTTTAAAATACACATTTACCAACTTTCTTCAATAATATTCATAATAGCTCCAGTTTCCAACATATTTGTTTTAACCGTATCCTTATCATCTTCTCCAGCAAATACAACTATTCCACCTAAAAGTAAAAGTGAAACAATAAAAACAACAAATATTTTTTTCATCCTCTCTATCCTCCCCTTCTAATAATTCACCTACCTTTTAAATACTAACTGCACAATTACCTTCTCTCTATTTCTTATCATATCACTTACCATATGACTGTCAAGTACCATACCAACTTCTAAAATATGCATGAACAAAGGATTGTTATTTTTGATTTTTTAAAAAATAATGTTAACATGAACATTAACTTTAAAGATGCTTGAAGTAAATATTCTTCTTTCTCTTTAATTAATGCTAATTATGATATAATAATTTTTGTAAAATAAAATTTATTTTTATGTAAGCTGTTAACATTCAAACGATGCGTTTTATATATTATTTTTCTGTACCTATTAGGTAACAAAAAGATTGTGTAATTGGGGGTCTTTTAAAATGCGTATAAAAGAGTTTGTTCACATTTTAGATTTTGGTGTATTTTCAAAACCTTTTTTGAACTATATTATCGACAGTGAAAATGATTTTAAATTAGAAAAAGGAATTAGAGAGTATATAAAAGTACTGAAATTAGTTTGGGAAATGGAATACGAAGAAGCTTTAAAAACAATAGATGAAAATATAAATAGAGTAAAGAATACTTCCATTTATTTCTTATTTCTCTGCGAAAAGATGTCAATATCAAATAAATTAAGAAATATAGAAGAAGTTTTTAAAATATACAATGAATTAAGAATAAAGTTTGATCATATTTCTGAAATTATAAGAGGAATAGTTGTTGAAGCTTTATGTAATAATTATCAAATGTACAAAGATCATACAAATGAAGAAATACAACTCACAAGATTTTGGAGTAAAAAATATGAAGAAATTGCTCCTGTGAAAGGATTCATATTAATTTCACAAGCTAGAGGAAAAAAGAATGAAGGAAATTATATAGAAGCAGCTAAGTTAAACATTCAAGCATTTAAGACATTGAAGGATGTACCTCATCCATCTGGGATGGTAGGAGCTTTAAACAACATAAGTTGGTGGTTAAAAGATGTAGATAAAAACATTTCTTTAAACTCTACACTTCCATTAGGATTTTATGCATCCTATTACTTTGACGATAATAATTACAAAGTTTTCAATTCGCTTGATACTATCTTTCAAGTGCAAAAAAATAACAACGATCCAATGGTGTATGAAACAGCTTTTATCTTCTCAAAGTGTTTATCAAAGGTTGATAAAGAAAGATACAATGCTTTAAATAGAAAATGTAGAAAAAGTATCAATCATTTAAAATACTTTGTTTTTAATTTAGATAGCAATTATTATTTAAACACAAAGACTTTAAGAAATTTTATAAAACAAGAAATAGAAAAAGAACAAGTTTCTATTAAAGAATTAAATATCTCAAAAAGAACTTTGAATGATTTCTTATCTGGAAAAAGAAAATACCTTCAACCAAATACATTGAGAAACATAATAGAGAATCTTGAGTTTGAAATAAACAGTTCCCTTGCTATTCCAATAATAAAAGAACTAAAAAAGAAAGATATAGACCAAAAGTTTGAAGAAAACTTTTACAAATTTATGAGGTTAAAGATAGAAAAGCAACTCTCAGAATTTTTTACTTCGTATCTTGTTCATTATTACAAGCAAGAGGTTAAATTAGAAAAAGTGATTAAAGGCATAGAAAGTGGAAGTTTAATCAAAGAAAGATGTGATTATTACACAAGAGAGTTAATAAACTCAATATTTGAAAAAACTCCAAAGTTAGATGTTGATTCATTACTTACAAACAACCAAGAACAAAAAACATACACAAACAAAGATATAACCTTCAAAGAACATCCCTTTTATTTAGCAAGGAAAGAGCTTGTAAAAAGGTTCATGAAAGATTTAAATAAGATACACTTACAAGAGTTCATTGAAAACTATATAAAAGCTAATTCAAAACAAAAAGATATAATAGAAAGGTACATAATGAACTATGGAAGGTATTATGAAATAAAAAACATACCAA
It encodes the following:
- a CDS encoding huazacin family RiPP peptide, which encodes MVCLFPYIICAVDGPVPIADAAGSTAGSKTSLASASFI